In Aridibaculum aurantiacum, the following proteins share a genomic window:
- a CDS encoding MFS transporter, protein MEQKLDEQNDPLASMRMPEYRNLMIGRFCFIMALRMLGTLVGWWIYELTGDPLAMGFIGLAEVIPALGLALYAGHVIDITEKRRLMLRGIFAYLSCAIILLALAVSYSSDGTNKTWLLIGIYTVIFFTGIIRAFTGPSFHAIVGQIVPKHLLPNAITWNQGTWLSASVIGHASAGFCIAAFSNSGTLAIIVLVIGIAWWMISKIHSKPPAPSASEKRTWESVKEGLQFVFRTKEVLGALTLDLFAVLFGGAVALVPIYAKDILKVGPIGFGWLNAAADIGSIIIVILLALYPLKRNQGKTLMLAVAGFGLCIIVFGLSKIFWISFLALMIAGILDGISMVVRGTIVQLKTPNEMRGRVMSVNSMFINSSNELGQFESGVAARLLGVVPSVVFGGTMTILVVLTTWWKAPTLRKMEY, encoded by the coding sequence GTGGAACAAAAGTTAGATGAGCAGAATGACCCGTTGGCCTCGATGCGTATGCCTGAATACCGCAACCTGATGATAGGCAGGTTTTGTTTTATCATGGCTTTGCGCATGCTCGGCACTTTAGTGGGTTGGTGGATTTACGAATTAACCGGTGATCCTTTAGCTATGGGTTTTATTGGGTTGGCTGAGGTTATCCCTGCACTTGGACTTGCACTTTATGCCGGACATGTTATTGATATAACTGAAAAAAGAAGATTGATGCTGCGCGGCATTTTCGCCTATTTGAGCTGCGCAATCATTCTTTTAGCGCTGGCAGTCAGTTATTCTTCTGATGGCACCAATAAAACATGGCTGCTTATCGGCATTTATACCGTCATCTTTTTTACTGGCATTATCCGTGCTTTTACCGGGCCATCTTTTCATGCTATTGTAGGACAGATTGTGCCAAAGCATCTACTACCCAATGCAATTACCTGGAACCAGGGAACATGGCTTTCAGCCTCTGTGATAGGTCATGCTTCGGCAGGGTTTTGCATTGCTGCTTTTAGTAATTCTGGAACACTTGCCATAATAGTATTAGTGATTGGAATAGCTTGGTGGATGATCTCTAAGATTCACTCCAAACCTCCTGCTCCGTCTGCTTCAGAAAAACGTACCTGGGAAAGCGTAAAGGAAGGACTGCAGTTTGTTTTCCGAACAAAAGAAGTTTTGGGCGCTCTTACACTCGATCTTTTTGCTGTACTATTTGGAGGCGCTGTAGCACTAGTGCCTATATATGCTAAAGATATTTTGAAAGTTGGTCCTATTGGTTTTGGTTGGCTAAATGCAGCAGCGGATATAGGAAGTATAATAATCGTAATCCTGCTGGCCTTATACCCATTGAAGAGGAACCAGGGCAAAACCTTGATGCTGGCTGTGGCAGGATTTGGTTTGTGCATCATTGTTTTTGGTCTTTCTAAGATCTTCTGGATATCGTTTCTCGCCCTCATGATAGCAGGCATATTAGATGGAATAAGTATGGTAGTGAGAGGAACCATTGTTCAGCTAAAAACGCCAAATGAGATGCGCGGTCGAGTGATGAGCGTAAACTCAATGTTCATTAACAGCAGCAACGAACTGGGTCAGTTTGAAAGTGGTGTGGCAGCACGTTTATTGGGTGTGGTTCCTTCTGTAGTATTTGGCGGAACTATGACCATATTGGTGGTACTGACAACATGGTGGAAGGCTCCTACTTTACGAAAGATGGAATATTGA
- a CDS encoding deoxynucleoside kinase — MKYNFITIEGNIGAGKTTLANILSKKLNARLILEEFADNPFLPKFYDNPDQYAFPLELFFMAERYKQLKELIHTKDMFQEVTISDYLFTKCLLFAKVNLPSEEFRLYQKLFEIIHQQLLHPDILIYLHAPVNKLQQNIKKRQRSYEQAIADEYLFNIQETYTSYIKQHNLTTIFIDASNADFINNESHVQVVLDALEKDYSPGQHYFALP, encoded by the coding sequence ATGAAGTATAATTTTATAACAATTGAGGGAAATATAGGAGCCGGAAAAACTACGCTTGCTAATATACTTTCCAAAAAATTGAATGCGAGGCTGATACTGGAAGAATTTGCTGACAACCCTTTCCTGCCTAAGTTTTACGACAATCCTGACCAATATGCTTTTCCATTAGAGTTATTTTTTATGGCTGAACGGTATAAGCAGCTGAAAGAACTGATCCACACAAAAGATATGTTCCAGGAAGTAACCATCAGCGATTACCTGTTTACCAAGTGCCTGCTGTTTGCAAAAGTCAATTTACCATCGGAAGAATTCAGGCTGTACCAGAAATTGTTCGAGATAATTCACCAACAACTTTTGCATCCAGATATTCTTATTTATTTACATGCACCGGTAAATAAGCTGCAGCAAAATATAAAGAAGCGTCAGCGTAGCTACGAGCAAGCCATTGCTGATGAATACCTGTTCAACATCCAGGAAACCTATACCAGCTACATAAAGCAGCACAACCTTACCACTATATTCATTGATGCCAGCAATGCAGACTTCATAAACAATGAAAGTCATGTACAGGTGGTTTTAGACGCATTAGAAAAAGATTATTCGCCAGGACAACATTACTTTGCACTTCCGTAA
- the folK gene encoding 2-amino-4-hydroxy-6-hydroxymethyldihydropteridine diphosphokinase: MNTAFLLLGGNLGDRKKNLEDALQLINERAGKISAASAFYETAAWGKEDQPNFLNQAVTLETRLSPTDLLRMLLAVEKDLGRERIEKLGPRLIDIDILFYGDMVLHSDQLTIPHPHITKRRFVLEPLHDLAPDLIHPAYNKTIAQLLQECTDPLPVVRLEAEFT, translated from the coding sequence ATGAATACTGCATTTCTTTTATTAGGCGGAAACTTAGGTGACAGGAAAAAGAACCTGGAAGATGCACTGCAGTTGATAAATGAAAGAGCAGGAAAGATATCAGCAGCTTCAGCTTTTTATGAAACAGCTGCATGGGGCAAAGAAGATCAACCTAACTTTTTGAACCAGGCTGTAACACTTGAAACACGTTTATCTCCTACTGATCTGCTCAGGATGCTGCTGGCAGTTGAAAAAGATTTAGGAAGGGAGCGAATTGAAAAGCTAGGTCCTAGATTGATTGATATAGATATTTTATTTTATGGTGATATGGTTCTTCACTCGGATCAACTTACTATCCCGCATCCACACATAACAAAGCGGAGATTTGTGCTGGAACCTTTACATGACCTGGCTCCTGATCTTATTCATCCAGCATATAATAAGACCATTGCACAACTACTACAAGAATGTACGGATCCATTACCGGTAGTTCGCCTGGAAGCTGAATTTACATAA
- the sppA gene encoding signal peptide peptidase SppA produces the protein MRSFFKTFFASLLALVIFSILGFVLLIIFVSVMASSEKPAVAAKSVLVLDLTKEYREQEQEDPIGSFTGNAENNVPGLFQMVRMIEHAKTDDKISGIYIKCIDNVNGFATSDELRNALTDFKTSKKFVIAYGDLISQKGYYVGSIADKIYCNPKGLVDWRGLAATLFFVKGTLEKLEIEPQIFYAGKFKSATEPLREKKMTEANKLQTLVYVNDIYSRMLLAASQKSGLDTATLHNLANTAAIQTADDALKHKLVDGLKYDDDVKGEIIQMLKLERRDKINFLSFAKYAKSIDFSKKGTDRLAVIFAEGDIVDGKGEDGQVGSETFKNLIRKARLDKNIKAIVLRVNSPGGSALASEVIWHEVTIARKAKPVVVSFGDVAASGGYYIACNADSIFAQPNSITGSIGVFGIVPNMQKFFESKLGVTFDGVKTGQYADMMSVHRPLTPAEKTIVQNSVDTIYHSFKSRVAEGRKLSMQVVDSIAQGRVWTGSHALQVGLVDRIGSLKDAINCAARLAKISDYNLRTYPEKKTFIQELLQQEKTEVAVNMISQEIGEDQYKLLKHLKQVKQMFGIPQAKLPFSMYLN, from the coding sequence ATGAGAAGTTTTTTCAAGACCTTCTTTGCGTCGTTACTGGCGCTTGTTATTTTTTCCATTCTTGGTTTTGTTCTGTTGATCATTTTTGTTTCAGTGATGGCTTCGTCCGAAAAGCCTGCAGTTGCTGCAAAGAGTGTACTTGTACTCGATCTTACAAAAGAGTATAGAGAGCAAGAACAGGAAGATCCGATCGGTTCATTTACAGGAAATGCAGAGAATAATGTTCCTGGGCTGTTTCAAATGGTGCGCATGATAGAACATGCTAAAACAGATGATAAGATCAGCGGCATTTATATAAAATGCATTGATAATGTCAACGGTTTTGCAACAAGTGATGAATTGCGCAATGCTTTGACAGATTTTAAAACATCAAAAAAGTTTGTAATTGCCTACGGCGATTTGATATCCCAAAAAGGATATTATGTTGGTAGTATAGCAGATAAAATCTATTGCAATCCAAAAGGGCTGGTAGATTGGCGTGGCCTTGCTGCTACTTTATTTTTTGTAAAAGGCACTTTGGAAAAGCTTGAAATAGAACCACAGATTTTTTATGCAGGAAAATTCAAAAGTGCTACTGAACCGCTTCGCGAAAAGAAGATGACAGAAGCTAATAAGCTGCAAACGCTGGTTTATGTAAATGATATCTATAGTAGGATGTTATTAGCTGCTTCGCAAAAGTCGGGACTTGATACAGCTACACTTCATAATCTTGCCAACACTGCCGCCATTCAAACAGCTGATGATGCACTGAAGCATAAGCTGGTTGATGGACTGAAATATGATGATGATGTTAAAGGCGAAATCATCCAGATGCTGAAGCTGGAGCGTAGAGATAAGATCAACTTTTTGTCTTTTGCTAAATATGCTAAGTCTATTGATTTTTCCAAGAAAGGCACAGACCGCTTAGCTGTGATTTTTGCTGAAGGTGATATTGTAGATGGCAAAGGAGAAGATGGACAGGTAGGATCAGAAACTTTTAAAAACCTGATAAGAAAGGCTCGTCTTGACAAAAATATAAAAGCAATTGTACTACGTGTAAATTCTCCGGGAGGCAGTGCATTGGCCAGCGAGGTTATTTGGCACGAAGTAACCATTGCCCGCAAAGCAAAGCCAGTGGTAGTAAGCTTTGGCGATGTGGCAGCATCTGGTGGCTATTATATTGCGTGCAATGCTGATAGCATTTTTGCGCAGCCAAATTCTATTACAGGATCTATTGGTGTATTTGGTATTGTTCCCAACATGCAGAAGTTCTTCGAGAGCAAGTTGGGTGTCACCTTTGATGGCGTTAAAACTGGCCAATACGCTGATATGATGTCGGTACATCGTCCCTTGACGCCAGCTGAAAAAACCATTGTTCAAAATTCTGTTGATACAATCTATCATAGCTTCAAGAGCAGGGTAGCCGAAGGAAGAAAACTTTCTATGCAGGTGGTGGATAGCATTGCCCAAGGCCGTGTCTGGACCGGGAGCCATGCTTTACAAGTTGGCCTGGTTGACAGGATAGGAAGCCTAAAAGATGCCATCAATTGTGCAGCACGTTTGGCCAAAATTTCAGACTATAACCTGCGTACGTACCCGGAGAAAAAGACTTTTATACAGGAGCTATTACAGCAGGAGAAGACGGAAGTTGCAGTAAATATGATCAGCCAGGAAATAGGAGAAGATCAGTACAAGCTGCTAAAGCACCTGAAGCAGGTAAAGCAGATGTTTGGCATTCCACAGGCTAAGTTGCCATTCTCAATGTACCTGAATTGA
- a CDS encoding RES family NAD+ phosphorylase, protein MVVYRFSNKKYSSDLSGTGAKMYGGRWNHKGLAGLYTSSSISLSLLEVLVHALSLEQLKGMALLKLEVPDNLAESMRVLNGLKPHWDEDVEYTRFIGSEFLQNRSFLMLKCPSAVVQEEWNYLLNPLHADYNKLKVLSVEECKFDSRLFKI, encoded by the coding sequence ATGGTTGTTTATAGATTTTCTAATAAAAAATATAGCAGCGACCTCTCCGGTACAGGTGCAAAAATGTATGGCGGCAGGTGGAACCATAAAGGACTGGCAGGCTTGTATACCAGTAGCTCTATTTCCCTTTCACTACTAGAGGTATTGGTTCATGCTCTTTCGCTGGAGCAGCTAAAAGGGATGGCACTACTGAAACTTGAGGTGCCTGATAACCTTGCGGAGTCTATGCGCGTTCTCAATGGCCTGAAGCCTCATTGGGATGAAGATGTGGAATATACCCGGTTTATCGGCAGTGAGTTCCTCCAGAACCGCAGCTTCCTGATGCTCAAATGCCCTTCAGCTGTGGTGCAGGAAGAATGGAACTACCTGCTTAATCCACTGCATGCCGACTACAATAAACTAAAAGTGCTATCAGTTGAAGAATGCAAATTCGACAGCAGGCTATTTAAGATTTGA
- the parS gene encoding type II RES/Xre toxin-antitoxin system antitoxin — translation MKKSTNRKGKPYPTQEDEKLPILEEPTLRMRTINKLPAAVADFPYKKFKKIADMVPFSLAEWATILHLSERTLQRYAKENKNFEGIYVDRILQLESLIEMGLETFDTPEAFYGWLKKPKIINGYEIDFSSLSQSQGIQELHDQLGRIQHGVF, via the coding sequence ATGAAAAAGAGCACCAATCGCAAAGGCAAACCATATCCTACACAGGAAGATGAAAAATTGCCCATACTAGAAGAACCCACCCTGCGAATGAGAACCATAAATAAATTACCTGCTGCTGTAGCCGATTTTCCTTACAAGAAATTCAAGAAAATAGCAGACATGGTTCCTTTTTCACTTGCAGAGTGGGCTACTATTCTGCATCTTTCAGAAAGAACCCTGCAGCGCTACGCCAAAGAAAATAAAAACTTTGAAGGAATATATGTAGATCGGATCCTACAATTGGAATCACTAATAGAGATGGGTTTAGAAACCTTTGACACTCCAGAGGCTTTCTATGGCTGGCTAAAAAAGCCAAAGATCATCAATGGCTATGAAATAGATTTTTCATCACTTTCTCAATCTCAAGGCATACAAGAACTGCACGATCAATTGGGAAGAATACAACATGGCGTATTCTAA
- a CDS encoding ABC transporter permease encodes MSQKYSQLGAMWAISRASLKAILRSPSAVIFSIAFPLIFILVFGFIGGSGKISFKVAVDPTSDTINPLFIAIKSVPGLNIINNTEEEVHDDLEKGRITAVLHIQKNEGQNPAYTIHLKSSEAVNPQNLQVLQSILDAIIAKVNAVAYPGAPTYANVNSSIQQIPGRKYTTIDFILPGQLGFSLLSSGVFGVAFLFFQLRQQLVLKRFYATPIKRAYIILGEALSRVIFQMSTAVVIVLLGYYVLDYTLVNGFVTFIEILLLCFIALLIFMGFGFVVTSVAKNESTIPPIANIITLPQFLLAGTFFPIDVFPWWLQPICKVLPLTHFNNAMRKIAFEGAHLTDCGFELAMMAIWGVVIYAVAVKVFKWE; translated from the coding sequence ATGTCGCAAAAATATAGCCAGTTGGGCGCCATGTGGGCCATCAGTCGCGCAAGTTTGAAGGCTATTTTAAGGAGTCCTTCCGCTGTTATTTTCAGTATTGCATTTCCATTGATTTTCATCCTGGTTTTTGGCTTCATTGGCGGAAGCGGGAAAATAAGTTTTAAAGTTGCCGTTGATCCTACATCAGATACTATCAATCCTTTGTTCATTGCTATCAAATCAGTTCCTGGTCTTAACATTATTAACAATACAGAGGAGGAAGTACACGACGATCTTGAGAAAGGAAGAATCACTGCTGTTTTGCATATTCAGAAAAATGAAGGTCAGAATCCTGCTTATACCATTCATCTTAAAAGTTCAGAGGCTGTTAATCCTCAAAACTTACAGGTACTTCAATCTATATTAGATGCTATCATAGCCAAAGTAAATGCTGTAGCTTATCCTGGTGCTCCAACATATGCCAATGTAAATAGTTCCATCCAGCAGATACCCGGCAGAAAGTACACTACCATAGATTTTATACTACCAGGGCAATTAGGATTCTCTCTCTTAAGTTCCGGAGTATTTGGTGTTGCCTTTTTGTTCTTTCAGCTAAGGCAGCAGTTAGTACTAAAGCGATTTTATGCTACACCTATTAAGAGAGCTTACATCATACTAGGAGAAGCACTTAGCCGTGTGATCTTCCAGATGTCAACTGCTGTAGTGATTGTACTGCTGGGTTATTATGTGTTAGATTATACATTAGTTAATGGCTTTGTCACTTTTATAGAAATACTCCTGTTGTGTTTTATTGCTTTACTCATATTTATGGGGTTTGGTTTTGTAGTAACGAGTGTAGCAAAAAATGAAAGCACCATTCCTCCTATAGCAAACATCATTACGCTGCCGCAGTTTTTGCTGGCAGGTACATTTTTTCCAATTGATGTTTTTCCGTGGTGGTTGCAGCCAATTTGCAAGGTTTTGCCACTTACTCATTTCAATAATGCTATGCGTAAAATAGCATTTGAAGGAGCACACTTAACCGATTGTGGCTTCGAATTAGCAATGATGGCCATATGGGGTGTAGTGATATATGCAGTTGCAGTTAAAGTTTTCAAATGGGAGTAA
- a CDS encoding SRPBCC family protein encodes MRFIKLALISVVVLFLIATAITSLLPSTIIVSRAIDIQASPRQAHEYVMDVRNWSRWLYIEDSSQAAVPKSKSEINYNRTLITILSSTPQKIVTSWKTGDSDPMASEFNIISNEGAPVFTFHWSFTQHVKWYPWEKFASILSDKALGPFMEKSLDNLKKQLEQNPAQ; translated from the coding sequence ATGAGGTTTATAAAATTAGCATTGATCAGCGTTGTTGTTTTATTTCTAATAGCTACTGCTATTACATCGTTACTGCCTTCCACTATCATAGTATCAAGGGCTATAGATATACAGGCTTCTCCGCGGCAGGCTCATGAATATGTAATGGATGTTCGGAACTGGAGCCGTTGGCTGTATATTGAAGACTCATCACAAGCGGCTGTACCAAAATCAAAATCGGAGATTAACTACAACAGGACGCTCATAACCATTCTTTCATCTACGCCTCAAAAGATTGTCACCAGTTGGAAGACTGGCGATAGCGACCCTATGGCTAGCGAGTTCAATATCATTTCTAATGAAGGTGCACCTGTCTTTACTTTCCACTGGTCTTTTACCCAACACGTAAAATGGTATCCATGGGAGAAATTTGCATCCATCCTTTCCGATAAGGCACTTGGTCCCTTTATGGAAAAAAGCCTTGATAACCTGAAAAAGCAACTGGAGCAAAACCCAGCTCAGTAA
- a CDS encoding RNA polymerase sigma factor, which produces MNDPVLLVKECLKGKPAAQKQLYQLYASQMLGVCYRYTKSMEDAEDVLQEGFIRVFKFLHQYKGEAELGAWIRRIMVNTALNYLKQSKKYQNDLLFDKAELHIVSSDDPEVKLNAKELAQLIRQLPTGYQTIFNLHAIEGYTHVEIGQMLGISEGTSRSQYMRGRHLLISWMNNTAGNKKLGYAK; this is translated from the coding sequence ATGAATGATCCTGTACTATTAGTAAAAGAATGCCTGAAAGGGAAGCCGGCTGCACAGAAGCAGCTCTACCAACTGTACGCGTCACAAATGCTGGGCGTGTGCTACAGGTATACGAAAAGTATGGAGGATGCAGAAGATGTATTGCAGGAAGGTTTCATCCGTGTGTTTAAGTTTCTGCACCAGTACAAAGGTGAAGCAGAACTAGGAGCATGGATAAGGCGCATCATGGTAAACACAGCGCTCAACTACCTCAAGCAAAGCAAGAAATACCAGAACGATCTTTTGTTTGATAAAGCCGAACTACATATAGTTTCTTCCGATGACCCGGAAGTGAAGCTGAATGCCAAGGAACTGGCGCAGCTTATACGCCAGTTGCCAACAGGCTACCAAACCATCTTCAACCTGCATGCTATAGAAGGATACACCCATGTGGAAATAGGGCAGATGCTTGGTATTAGCGAAGGCACCTCCAGGTCGCAATATATGCGCGGTCGGCACTTACTGATAAGCTGGATGAACAATACAGCAGGTAATAAAAAATTAGGCTATGCAAAATGA
- a CDS encoding outer membrane beta-barrel protein, with protein MQNDFEKKLQQEMETFSLVPGDAVWQKVEQHIQKDKKRRRFFIIWFAAAVLLLTGAGLYFFVDTNEERAVAMADNTPSLEKEETKPATKQGNDLPGNKIQNAASETQEQPVSTGSNQKQDALVAAPTPKPEASIKYSNRTTASSQITTSSALVSSTKKTTNGTKRITVTKAGISDKIEQTPSINPGQTNTSGIKEDFAIIPRKPADQDEVVKAEAANEEVSITPSIRNTGATDTTSLPNTPKAVAKKQVSKWEYGITAYGGISANFKGFNTVNEVQLNSMPVGSSAQFNPAIGRHEFNYSSKFSFGAGVFIKRNLTSRVAISTGLDYHLYQVQTKAGTQFNSQMSVYDSVLNTTASASSYYLPGNVNTYINKYHMLQLPINVLWQTNRNNQKPLHVLVGITPAYLVSTNGLYFNSRQRTIYPEKKQYNNFQLLTQAGVMVPVLGKQKYLIQAGPVFHYGLSDLTKPAVNSSEHLFFIGFKTQLTIK; from the coding sequence ATGCAAAATGATTTTGAGAAAAAGCTACAGCAGGAAATGGAAACATTTTCACTTGTGCCTGGCGATGCTGTTTGGCAAAAGGTAGAGCAGCATATACAAAAGGATAAAAAGAGAAGAAGGTTTTTCATTATATGGTTCGCAGCAGCTGTATTATTATTAACTGGTGCAGGTTTATACTTTTTTGTTGATACCAATGAAGAGCGTGCTGTGGCAATGGCAGATAACACTCCTTCACTTGAAAAAGAAGAAACTAAACCAGCAACTAAACAGGGTAATGATTTACCTGGTAATAAGATTCAAAATGCTGCTTCTGAAACACAAGAACAACCTGTTTCAACTGGTAGCAATCAGAAGCAGGATGCTTTGGTTGCAGCACCTACTCCTAAGCCGGAAGCATCAATTAAATACAGCAATAGAACTACAGCATCATCACAAATAACTACTAGTTCAGCTTTAGTAAGTTCTACCAAGAAAACTACCAATGGTACCAAAAGGATAACTGTAACAAAAGCAGGAATAAGTGATAAAATAGAACAAACACCATCAATCAACCCAGGACAAACAAACACTTCTGGTATAAAAGAAGATTTTGCAATTATCCCAAGAAAGCCAGCTGACCAGGATGAGGTAGTAAAGGCTGAAGCCGCTAATGAGGAAGTGTCCATTACTCCATCTATACGTAATACTGGAGCGACAGATACAACAAGTTTACCTAACACACCAAAAGCAGTTGCGAAGAAGCAGGTAAGTAAGTGGGAATATGGAATAACAGCATATGGTGGTATTTCTGCCAATTTCAAAGGATTCAATACTGTAAATGAGGTGCAGTTAAATTCAATGCCTGTCGGTTCATCAGCACAATTCAATCCTGCAATCGGTCGCCATGAATTCAATTACAGCAGTAAGTTTTCTTTTGGAGCAGGAGTATTCATTAAAAGGAATCTAACTTCAAGAGTCGCAATAAGTACAGGTTTGGATTACCACCTTTACCAGGTTCAAACAAAGGCAGGTACACAGTTCAATTCTCAAATGTCTGTATATGACTCTGTACTAAATACTACAGCATCAGCTTCTAGTTATTACCTGCCCGGCAATGTAAATACTTACATTAATAAGTATCACATGCTGCAGCTACCAATCAATGTGCTCTGGCAAACAAATAGAAACAACCAGAAGCCTCTGCACGTACTTGTGGGTATTACACCAGCTTACTTAGTATCAACAAATGGCTTATACTTCAATAGTAGGCAAAGAACCATTTACCCTGAGAAGAAACAATACAACAACTTTCAATTACTTACCCAGGCGGGTGTTATGGTTCCTGTCCTAGGAAAACAGAAATATTTAATACAAGCTGGGCCTGTATTCCATTATGGTTTAAGTGATCTCACTAAACCAGCGGTTAATTCCAGTGAACATTTATTCTTTATCGGTTTTAAAACACAGCTCACTATTAAATAA
- a CDS encoding LVIVD repeat-containing protein, with protein sequence MKKIITSGILCMLMFMFQGCLKDTCTRTYTMYKPIYKTAAEVRANIKSNAPRAVEKPGKLVVLGNYIFLNELDKGVHIIDNTNPSAPVNKHFIDIPGNVDIAVKGNILYADLYTDLVTLDISNPAAVQVTKVIDDVFEHRRYMNFLPDTGLIIVDWIKKDTTITNDCNISFGPRSDVMFAFASAQAGGSAASPAVGVGGSMARFTIKNNYLYTVTDLALNVFEISNATNPIYRRKVQVGWGIETIYPFGEHLFIGSTTGMFVFGTANPEAPNLVSSFSHARACDPVIADGQYAYVTLRTGNFCAGFTNQLDVINIQNISAPSLLKTYQLVNPHGLAKSGNILFVCDGAGGLKVYNAADPLNLVLMQTITGIDTYDAIALHDIVLVVAQDGLYQYNYSDPAKLVLLSKIARN encoded by the coding sequence ATGAAAAAGATCATTACAAGCGGGATCTTGTGCATGCTTATGTTCATGTTCCAAGGATGTTTAAAAGATACCTGTACACGAACTTATACTATGTATAAGCCCATCTACAAAACTGCTGCAGAAGTAAGGGCCAACATAAAAAGTAATGCGCCGCGTGCTGTAGAAAAACCGGGAAAGCTGGTTGTGCTTGGCAACTACATCTTCTTAAATGAGTTAGATAAGGGTGTTCACATAATTGATAATACCAATCCTTCTGCGCCGGTTAACAAGCATTTCATAGATATACCTGGTAATGTAGATATTGCTGTTAAAGGAAATATACTTTATGCTGATCTATATACCGACCTGGTAACACTTGATATCAGTAATCCTGCTGCAGTGCAGGTAACAAAAGTGATTGATGATGTTTTTGAACATAGACGCTACATGAACTTTTTACCTGATACAGGTCTCATCATTGTTGATTGGATAAAAAAAGACACGACGATAACCAACGATTGCAATATTTCTTTTGGACCAAGAAGCGATGTGATGTTTGCCTTTGCTTCTGCGCAGGCTGGTGGCAGTGCCGCAAGCCCTGCAGTAGGAGTGGGCGGATCAATGGCGCGTTTTACAATAAAAAACAATTATCTATATACCGTTACCGACTTGGCTCTTAATGTCTTTGAGATCTCCAATGCTACCAATCCAATTTATCGCAGAAAAGTGCAGGTAGGATGGGGTATTGAAACTATCTATCCTTTTGGAGAACACTTGTTCATAGGCTCTACTACAGGTATGTTTGTTTTTGGTACTGCCAATCCTGAAGCGCCAAACCTGGTAAGTAGTTTCTCACATGCAAGGGCCTGCGATCCTGTAATTGCCGATGGACAATATGCTTATGTTACGCTTCGTACAGGTAATTTTTGTGCAGGTTTCACCAATCAACTAGATGTTATAAACATCCAGAATATTTCCGCTCCTTCATTGCTGAAAACCTACCAACTGGTAAATCCACATGGGCTTGCAAAAAGCGGTAACATCCTTTTTGTATGTGATGGAGCCGGAGGTTTAAAAGTTTACAATGCAGCAGATCCACTTAACCTGGTGCTCATGCAAACAATAACCGGGATTGACACCTACGATGCAATTGCATTACATGATATAGTGCTTGTGGTAGCTCAAGATGGCTTATATCAATACAACTATTCTGATCCTGCGAAACTTGTTTTGCTAAGTAAAATTGCCCGTAACTAA